The genomic segment GCAGGTTTTCATAGCCGATGGGGGCCTCGCGTCGGACGGCGGTGCGGTAGAGCCAGGTGAAGGTGTCGCCGAGGAGATAGACCATGCCGCCAAGCATGGCGACGAAGCGTCGGCCGTTCTCCGCGCCGGAGAGGACGCCCTCGCCGAGCGCGGCGACGCCGCGCTGCCAGGCGGAGGGGAGCGGGTCGGATTGGGCGGAGGTGTCGCTCATGAGATACCGACGCAATGAGCCGCGGGCTTCAGCCCGCGCGGCGATGGATGCGCGATGGTCCGTTCACGCTTGTACATAAGGCCGCGCGAGCTGAAGCTCGCGGCTCTTTTGAATCGTCACGCCGTCAGGGCGGAGGCCTGATCGTCGCAGATGGTGAAAAACTTATCGAGCTTGGTGATCTCAAACACGCTGCGCACGCGGGGGTTCATGCCGAACAGAACCATCTTGCCCTTGTAGTCGCGCACGCGGCGGAAGACCTCGACCAGGGTGCCGACGCCCGACGAATCCATGTACGGCACCTCGCGCAGATCCAGCACCAATCGCTTGGGCCGCTCACCGGCCACGTCGGCCAGCGCCGCGTGCAGCGCGGGCGAATGGTGCAGGTCGATATCGCCGCCGAGGACGACGATCGTTCCGTCGTTGTGCTTGTCGATGCTTTTGACGAGGCCCGAAATTTCCGCCATGGCTGAATTCTCTTTCTCGACGGCGCCGCCACCATCCCTGCGACGCCGCGGTCTCTCGCGAAAGGCCGGCTCATCCTTGCTTTCCGGCCGACTCCCTCTGCCGCATCCGCCGTACCGCGCCCCGCTTGCTTCAGGCCGATGCGCCGCCTGCCGGTTGTGGCGATACATACTTTACCATGTCGAGCTGCATTCCGCCGTCGGGCGGGCAACTGTACTCAAAAAAGTCCATTACCGTCTGTATGATGTGCACGCCGAGCCCGCCGGGGCGCACGTCCTCGAGATTTCGGCTGCGTATCGTGGCCGGGTCGACCTGCCGCCCCTGATCGCGCACGGTCACGGCGATGCCCGGGCGGCCGTCCTTCGATTTGACCGGGGCGAGCGTGATCTGAATCGGCTGGTCGGGTTTGCCCTCGTAGCCGTGCTTGATGACGTTGGAGAGGGCTTCGTCGATGGCCCAGGTG from the Planctomycetia bacterium genome contains:
- a CDS encoding STAS domain-containing protein; this translates as MAEISGLVKSIDKHNDGTIVVLGGDIDLHHSPALHAALADVAGERPKRLVLDLREVPYMDSSGVGTLVEVFRRVRDYKGKMVLFGMNPRVRSVFEITKLDKFFTICDDQASALTA
- a CDS encoding ATP-binding protein, producing MSDSNRVELSIHSSTKCLPIVRGAVERMAGLEGFGETDAHALTWAIDEALSNVIKHGYEGKPDQPIQITLAPVKSKDGRPGIAVTVRDQGRQVDPATIRSRNLEDVRPGGLGVHIIQTVMDFFEYSCPPDGGMQLDMVKYVSPQPAGGASA